Proteins encoded in a region of the Mycolicibacterium duvalii genome:
- the mddA gene encoding methanethiol S-methyltransferase, producing the protein MNTTLRRSAALIYGIICYAAFLAAFLYAVGFVTGIGVPRTVDRGIDASLAEALLVNVALLGAFAIPHSVMARPGFKARWTRVVPAAVERSTYVLVSSALLGLLFWQWRTIDGTVWHVGPPAARAVIWTVAAAGWVTVVASTFMLNHFELFGLRQVIDAWRDRAPGGAHFRTPLLYRLVRHPLMLGFLVAFWAAPTMSRGHLLFAAATTGYILVALHFEERDLVAALGDEYRQYRRDVPKLVPGTSRRVHRAQAVRRMPRLSSNSRSDSLNPPQIP; encoded by the coding sequence ATGAACACAACGCTTCGCCGCTCAGCGGCACTGATCTACGGAATCATCTGTTACGCAGCGTTTCTCGCTGCCTTCCTGTATGCCGTCGGCTTCGTGACCGGAATCGGGGTCCCCCGCACGGTCGACCGCGGCATCGACGCGTCGTTGGCCGAGGCGCTGCTGGTGAACGTGGCGTTGTTGGGGGCTTTCGCCATCCCGCACAGCGTCATGGCGCGCCCGGGGTTCAAAGCGCGCTGGACCCGGGTCGTTCCCGCCGCTGTGGAGCGCAGCACCTATGTGCTGGTCTCCAGCGCGCTGCTGGGCTTGCTGTTCTGGCAGTGGCGCACGATCGACGGGACGGTGTGGCACGTGGGCCCGCCGGCGGCGCGTGCGGTCATCTGGACGGTCGCGGCGGCCGGCTGGGTGACGGTGGTGGCCTCGACGTTCATGCTCAACCACTTCGAACTGTTCGGGCTGCGTCAGGTGATCGACGCGTGGCGCGACCGGGCTCCAGGAGGTGCGCACTTCCGGACGCCGCTGCTGTACCGCCTGGTGCGCCACCCGTTGATGCTGGGTTTCCTGGTCGCGTTCTGGGCCGCGCCGACGATGTCGCGGGGACACCTGCTCTTCGCGGCAGCCACCACCGGATACATCCTGGTGGCGCTGCATTTCGAGGAGCGGGACCTGGTGGCGGCGCTCGGTGATGAGTACCGGCAGTACCGGCGGGACGTGCCGAAGTTGGTGCCGGGCACGTCGCGCCGGGTCCACCGCGCTCAGGCGGTGCGGCGAATGCCGCGCTTGAGCAGCAACTCCCGCTCGGACTCGCTCAACCCGCCCCAGATTCCGTAG
- a CDS encoding WhiB family transcriptional regulator — protein sequence MPQPQQLPGPNADVWDWQMHGVCRGVDSSMFFHPDGERGRARAQREMRAKEMCRQCPVIAQCRSHALAVGEPYGIWGGLSESERELLLKRGIRRTA from the coding sequence ATGCCACAGCCGCAACAGCTTCCGGGCCCGAATGCCGATGTCTGGGATTGGCAGATGCACGGTGTTTGCCGGGGGGTGGATTCCTCGATGTTCTTCCACCCCGACGGCGAACGCGGACGAGCCCGCGCGCAGCGCGAGATGCGCGCCAAGGAGATGTGCCGGCAATGCCCGGTGATCGCGCAGTGCCGCAGCCACGCGCTGGCGGTCGGTGAGCCCTACGGAATCTGGGGCGGGTTGAGCGAGTCCGAGCGGGAGTTGCTGCTCAAGCGCGGCATTCGCCGCACCGCCTGA
- a CDS encoding anti-sigma-D factor RsdA — MPDFGRWGANGGDPSLNDINRTDQFLDSLAGQQPVYATDRAEAELAQLLSGWRDDVRETPVGTMLSVDDAAAALGRVTSPGRRRRLSLAVVGSAAAAVLCLGGFGAVVAGSGPGDALYGLRTMMFGEQSPAVRDDAVILAAQTEMQQVQELIEQGDWQEARVKLEAVTTTVATVGDEGRKQDLVTQWQELTVKVEAQDPAATVPPGAPLPTFPEVPVEALDPGVPPVTAPTEVSETTTGTEATETTGPTETTGPTETTEPTPTTGPTSETAQPSETPGSSAPTATAPTSTPEAPATSTPAAPPSSAPAPTSTVVEQSTSAVRSAPSTTSSGSPAPSAWPTAVPSPTTTTAAAQPTSASVAAPTTTTVVPSAAQESVPAATTQVIPTTTTTLIVVPESAG, encoded by the coding sequence ATGCCTGACTTCGGACGCTGGGGCGCCAACGGAGGCGATCCGTCGCTCAACGACATCAACCGCACCGACCAGTTCCTCGACTCGCTGGCCGGGCAGCAGCCGGTGTACGCCACCGACCGCGCCGAGGCCGAGTTGGCGCAGCTGTTGTCCGGATGGCGCGACGACGTCCGCGAGACGCCCGTCGGCACCATGTTGTCGGTCGACGACGCGGCCGCCGCGCTGGGACGCGTCACGTCACCCGGCCGGCGCCGCCGGCTCTCGCTGGCCGTCGTCGGATCGGCCGCGGCCGCGGTGCTGTGCCTGGGTGGGTTCGGCGCGGTGGTCGCAGGGTCCGGACCGGGCGATGCGCTGTACGGTCTGCGCACCATGATGTTCGGCGAGCAGTCGCCGGCGGTCCGCGACGACGCCGTGATCCTGGCCGCGCAAACCGAGATGCAGCAGGTTCAAGAACTCATCGAGCAGGGCGACTGGCAGGAAGCCAGGGTCAAGCTGGAAGCGGTGACCACCACGGTGGCCACGGTCGGCGACGAGGGCCGCAAACAGGACCTGGTCACCCAGTGGCAGGAACTCACCGTCAAGGTCGAGGCGCAGGACCCGGCCGCCACCGTGCCTCCGGGTGCGCCGCTGCCGACGTTCCCCGAGGTGCCCGTCGAGGCGCTGGATCCGGGAGTGCCGCCGGTCACCGCGCCCACGGAAGTGTCGGAAACCACCACCGGTACCGAAGCGACCGAGACCACCGGGCCGACCGAGACGACTGGGCCGACCGAGACGACGGAACCGACTCCGACGACCGGGCCGACGTCGGAGACTGCGCAGCCCTCGGAGACGCCGGGAAGCTCGGCACCCACCGCGACAGCACCGACCAGCACGCCCGAGGCCCCGGCCACCAGTACGCCCGCGGCGCCGCCGAGCAGTGCGCCCGCGCCGACGTCCACTGTGGTCGAGCAGTCCACCTCGGCGGTCCGGTCGGCGCCGTCCACCACCTCGTCGGGGAGCCCGGCACCGTCCGCATGGCCGACGGCGGTACCGTCGCCGACCACTACGACGGCCGCTGCGCAGCCCACGTCGGCGTCCGTGGCGGCGCCGACCACGACGACGGTGGTGCCCAGTGCGGCGCAGGAGTCGGTGCCGGCAGCGACGACGCAGGTGATTCCCACCACCACGACCACGCTGATCGTGGTGCCGGAGAGCGCGGGTTAG
- a CDS encoding sigma-70 family RNA polymerase sigma factor has product MTISGERLDDVVAAAVAGSRDALREVLETIRPLVVRYCRARVGSAERSGLSADDVAQEVCLAAITALPRYKDQGRPFLAFVYGIAAHKVADAHRAASRNKSDPMDVVPERHSGEAGPEQLAIDSESAARMKALLQILPEKQREILILRVVVGMSAEETAEAVGSTPGAVRVAQHRALSRLKSEITTAGHGHA; this is encoded by the coding sequence ATGACAATTTCGGGAGAACGTCTCGATGATGTCGTTGCTGCGGCAGTGGCCGGCAGTCGGGACGCCCTCCGGGAGGTGCTGGAGACCATCCGCCCCCTCGTCGTCCGGTACTGCCGGGCGCGGGTGGGTTCTGCGGAACGCAGTGGCCTCTCGGCAGATGACGTTGCTCAGGAGGTGTGCTTGGCTGCCATCACGGCGCTGCCGCGATACAAGGATCAGGGACGACCGTTTCTGGCCTTCGTGTACGGGATCGCAGCGCATAAGGTTGCTGACGCGCACCGGGCGGCTTCCCGGAACAAGTCCGATCCGATGGACGTCGTCCCGGAGCGCCACTCCGGCGAAGCCGGCCCCGAGCAGCTGGCGATCGACTCCGAATCGGCGGCGCGGATGAAGGCGTTGCTGCAGATCCTGCCCGAGAAGCAGCGGGAGATCCTGATCCTGCGCGTCGTGGTGGGGATGAGCGCCGAGGAGACCGCCGAGGCCGTCGGCAGCACACCGGGCGCGGTGCGCGTTGCTCAGCACCGCGCGCTTTCCCGGCTGAAGTCCGAGATCACGACGGCGGGACACGGCCATGCCTGA